In Rhizobium sp. WSM4643, the following are encoded in one genomic region:
- a CDS encoding GFA family protein — MLTGSCHCGKASWTLEGDPGSITACNCTLCRRYGTLWAYDYEGERIALAGETASYTRADKGEPSLEILFCPSCACVLSWRGLRLGKDGRRRIAVNMRLAPPDLVQDLPIDHFDGLDTFEDLPSKGRCVRDLWF; from the coding sequence ATGCTGACGGGCTCATGTCATTGCGGCAAGGCAAGCTGGACACTCGAAGGTGATCCGGGCTCGATCACCGCCTGCAACTGCACGCTTTGCCGCCGCTACGGCACGCTGTGGGCTTATGACTACGAAGGAGAGCGCATCGCACTCGCCGGTGAGACCGCCTCTTACACCCGCGCCGACAAAGGCGAACCGTCTCTCGAAATCTTGTTCTGCCCATCCTGCGCCTGTGTCTTGAGCTGGCGCGGCCTGCGGCTTGGAAAGGATGGCCGCCGGCGCATTGCCGTCAACATGCGGCTTGCGCCGCCGGATCTCGTTCAGGACCTGCCTATCGATCATTTCGACGGCCTGGACACGTTTGAAGACCTTCCGTCCAAGGGGCGCTGCGTGCGCGATCT